The following are encoded in a window of Sminthopsis crassicaudata isolate SCR6 chromosome 3, ASM4859323v1, whole genome shotgun sequence genomic DNA:
- the CCNT2 gene encoding cyclin-T2 isoform X6, with amino-acid sequence MATNSLHLTTFCLQYKPTVIACVCIHLACKWSNWEIPVSTDGKHWWEYVDPSVTLELLDELTHEFLQILEKTPNRLKRIRNWRANQAAKKPKGDGQVSETALLGSSLVQNSILVDSVTGVTTNASFQKPSSSAFPAPVPLNSGNISVQDSHTSDNLAILTTGMPSTSYSLASHQEWPQHQEPTRTEQIYSQKQETPVSGSQYNINFQQGPAGSLHSGLHHRSDKLSDHPSVKQEYVHKSGSSKHHGPVSAAPVIVPQKMSLDKYREKRKLETLELDVREHYVAAQAEQPHKKHMQLQAASSSSVTSPIKMKIPIANAEKPEKYMSDKKEKSGSLKLRIPIPPTEKSSSKEELKMKIKVSSSERHSSSDEGSGKSKHSSPHVSKDHKEKHKEHSSNRHHSGSHKHSHSHSGSSSGGSKHSTDGIPPTVLRSPVGLGSDGGNSSSSSAARKKLHINDASHNHHSKMSKSSKSSGSSSSSSSSVKQYISSHNSVFNHPLPPPPPVTYQVGYGHLSTLVKLDKKPVETNGPDANHEYSTNSQHMDYKDTFDMLDSLLSAQGMNM; translated from the exons ATGGCTACCAACAG TCTACATCTTACTACCTTCTGCCTTCAATATAAACCCACAGTGATAGCATGTGTATGCATTCATTTGGCCTGCAAATGGTCCAATTGGGAGATTCCTGTATCTACTGATGGAAAACATTGGTGGGAATATGTGGATCCATCAGTTACTTTAGAATTACTTGACG aattaacTCATGAATTTCTACAAATTTTGGAGAAAACTCCTAATCGATTGAAGAGGATACGAAACTGGAGG gctAATCAGGCGGCTAAAAAACCTAAAGGGGATGGACAGGTGTCTGAGACAGCTCTTCTTGGTTCATCTCTGGTGCAGAATTCCATTTTAGTAGATAGTGTTACTGGTGTGACTACAAATGCAAGTTTTCAGAAACCATCTTCATCAGCATTTCCTGCACCAGTTCCTCTGAATTCAGGAAATATTTCTGTTCAAGACAGTCATACATCTGATAATTTGGCAATACTAACTACAGGAATGCCAAGTACCTCATACAGTTTGGCATCACACCAAGAATGGCCTCAGCATCAAGAACCAACAAGGACAGAACAAATATATTCACAGAAACAGGAGACTCCAGTGTCTGGAAGTCAGTACAACATCAACTTCCAGCAAGGACCTGCTGGGTCATTACATTCAGGATTACATCACAGGTCTGACAAACTCTCTGATCATCCTTCAGTTAAACAAGAATATGTTCACAAGTCAGGAAGCAGTAAACACCATGGGCCAGTATCTGCTGCTCCAGTAATAGTTCCTCAGAAAATGTCATTagataaatatagagaaaaacGAAAGCTAGAAACACTTGAACTGGATGTAAGGGAACACTATGTAGCTGCCCAAGCAGAGCAGCCACACAAAAAGCACATGCAATTACAGGCAGCCAGCAGCAGTTCTGTAACTTCTcccattaaaatgaaaattcctattGCAAATGCAGAGAAGCCAGAAAAATACATGtcggataaaaaagaaaagagtggaTCACTTAAATTGCGTATTCCAATTCCCCCTACTGAGAAAAGTTCTAGtaaagaagaactgaaaatgaaaataaaggtcTCTTCCTCGGAAAGACACAGCTCTTCTGATGAGGGCAGTGGGAAAAGCAAGCATTCAAGTCCTCACGTGAGCAAAGACCACAAAGAAAAGCACAAGGAACATTCCTCCAACCGCCATCACAGTGGCAGCCACAAGCATTCCCATTCACACAGTGGCAGCAGCAGTGGTGGCAGTAAACATAGTACTGATGGAATACCACCCACGGTTCTGAGGAGTCCTGTTGGCCTGGGCAGTGATGGTGGTAATTCCTCTAGTTCCAGTGCTGCAAGGAAGAAGTTGCACATCAATGATGCGTCTCACAACCACCACTCCAAAATGAGCAAAAGTTCCAAAAGTTCAGGTAGTTCATCTAgttcttcctcctctgttaagcAGTATATATCCTCTCACAACTCTGTTTTTAACCATCCCTTACCCCCTCCTCCCCCTGTCACATACCAGGTGGGCTACGGACATCTCAGCACCCTCGTGAAACTGGACAAGAAGCCAGTGGAGACCAACGGTCCTGATGCCAATCACGAGTACAGTACAAACAGCCAGCATATGGACTACAAAGACACATTCGACATGCTGGATTCGCTGTTAAGTGCCCAAGGAATGAACATGTAA
- the CCNT2 gene encoding cyclin-T2 isoform X5, which produces MLQTLGFEITIEHPHTDVVKCTQLVRASKDLAQTSYFMATNSLHLTTFCLQYKPTVIACVCIHLACKWSNWEIPVSTDGKHWWEYVDPSVTLELLDELTHEFLQILEKTPNRLKRIRNWRANQAAKKPKGDGQVSETALLGSSLVQNSILVDSVTGVTTNASFQKPSSSAFPAPVPLNSGNISVQDSHTSDNLAILTTGMPSTSYSLASHQEWPQHQEPTRTEQIYSQKQETPVSGSQYNINFQQGPAGSLHSGLHHRSDKLSDHPSVKQEYVHKSGSSKHHGPVSAAPVIVPQKMSLDKYREKRKLETLELDVREHYVAAQAEQPHKKHMQLQAASSSSVTSPIKMKIPIANAEKPEKYMSDKKEKSGSLKLRIPIPPTEKSSSKEELKMKIKVSSSERHSSSDEGSGKSKHSSPHVSKDHKEKHKEHSSNRHHSGSHKHSHSHSGSSSGGSKHSTDGIPPTVLRSPVGLGSDGGNSSSSSAARKKLHINDASHNHHSKMSKSSKSSGSSSSSSSSVKQYISSHNSVFNHPLPPPPPVTYQVGYGHLSTLVKLDKKPVETNGPDANHEYSTNSQHMDYKDTFDMLDSLLSAQGMNM; this is translated from the exons cAAGCAAGGATTTGGCACAGACATCCTATTTCATGGCTACCAACAG TCTACATCTTACTACCTTCTGCCTTCAATATAAACCCACAGTGATAGCATGTGTATGCATTCATTTGGCCTGCAAATGGTCCAATTGGGAGATTCCTGTATCTACTGATGGAAAACATTGGTGGGAATATGTGGATCCATCAGTTACTTTAGAATTACTTGACG aattaacTCATGAATTTCTACAAATTTTGGAGAAAACTCCTAATCGATTGAAGAGGATACGAAACTGGAGG gctAATCAGGCGGCTAAAAAACCTAAAGGGGATGGACAGGTGTCTGAGACAGCTCTTCTTGGTTCATCTCTGGTGCAGAATTCCATTTTAGTAGATAGTGTTACTGGTGTGACTACAAATGCAAGTTTTCAGAAACCATCTTCATCAGCATTTCCTGCACCAGTTCCTCTGAATTCAGGAAATATTTCTGTTCAAGACAGTCATACATCTGATAATTTGGCAATACTAACTACAGGAATGCCAAGTACCTCATACAGTTTGGCATCACACCAAGAATGGCCTCAGCATCAAGAACCAACAAGGACAGAACAAATATATTCACAGAAACAGGAGACTCCAGTGTCTGGAAGTCAGTACAACATCAACTTCCAGCAAGGACCTGCTGGGTCATTACATTCAGGATTACATCACAGGTCTGACAAACTCTCTGATCATCCTTCAGTTAAACAAGAATATGTTCACAAGTCAGGAAGCAGTAAACACCATGGGCCAGTATCTGCTGCTCCAGTAATAGTTCCTCAGAAAATGTCATTagataaatatagagaaaaacGAAAGCTAGAAACACTTGAACTGGATGTAAGGGAACACTATGTAGCTGCCCAAGCAGAGCAGCCACACAAAAAGCACATGCAATTACAGGCAGCCAGCAGCAGTTCTGTAACTTCTcccattaaaatgaaaattcctattGCAAATGCAGAGAAGCCAGAAAAATACATGtcggataaaaaagaaaagagtggaTCACTTAAATTGCGTATTCCAATTCCCCCTACTGAGAAAAGTTCTAGtaaagaagaactgaaaatgaaaataaaggtcTCTTCCTCGGAAAGACACAGCTCTTCTGATGAGGGCAGTGGGAAAAGCAAGCATTCAAGTCCTCACGTGAGCAAAGACCACAAAGAAAAGCACAAGGAACATTCCTCCAACCGCCATCACAGTGGCAGCCACAAGCATTCCCATTCACACAGTGGCAGCAGCAGTGGTGGCAGTAAACATAGTACTGATGGAATACCACCCACGGTTCTGAGGAGTCCTGTTGGCCTGGGCAGTGATGGTGGTAATTCCTCTAGTTCCAGTGCTGCAAGGAAGAAGTTGCACATCAATGATGCGTCTCACAACCACCACTCCAAAATGAGCAAAAGTTCCAAAAGTTCAGGTAGTTCATCTAgttcttcctcctctgttaagcAGTATATATCCTCTCACAACTCTGTTTTTAACCATCCCTTACCCCCTCCTCCCCCTGTCACATACCAGGTGGGCTACGGACATCTCAGCACCCTCGTGAAACTGGACAAGAAGCCAGTGGAGACCAACGGTCCTGATGCCAATCACGAGTACAGTACAAACAGCCAGCATATGGACTACAAAGACACATTCGACATGCTGGATTCGCTGTTAAGTGCCCAAGGAATGAACATGTAA